A section of the Flavobacterium ardleyense genome encodes:
- the gap gene encoding type I glyceraldehyde-3-phosphate dehydrogenase: MAKVQLGINGFGRIGRLVLRETFDRNDAEVVAINDLLAVDHLAYLLKYDSVHGRFNHKVEVKDDKLYIDDKYIRTTTEKDPTLLKWDQVGAEIVMECTGLFTTKESAAAHITGGAKKVVISAASKDAPMFVMGVNHQDAKAEDTVVSNASCTTNCLAPLAKILNDEFGIVEGLMTTIHAVTASQLCVDGASKKDFRGGRSALNNIIPASTGAAIAVGKVIPELKGKLTGMAMRVPVLDVSAVDLTVKLAKETSYDQIMQVLKKASETNYKGILGYTEDLVVSQDFVSDPRTSIIDAKAGIELNSTFFKIISWYDNEYGFSAKMIDLAVLISKLK, from the coding sequence ATGGCAAAAGTTCAATTAGGAATAAATGGTTTTGGAAGAATCGGTCGGCTTGTTTTACGTGAAACCTTTGATCGTAATGATGCCGAAGTAGTTGCTATCAATGATCTTTTGGCGGTAGATCACCTCGCATATTTATTAAAATACGATTCTGTTCACGGCCGTTTTAATCATAAAGTAGAAGTTAAAGACGATAAGTTATACATCGATGACAAATATATTAGAACTACGACTGAAAAAGACCCTACGCTATTGAAGTGGGACCAAGTAGGTGCAGAAATTGTTATGGAATGTACTGGACTTTTCACCACTAAGGAATCCGCCGCGGCGCATATTACAGGTGGAGCCAAAAAAGTGGTTATTTCTGCCGCTTCAAAGGATGCACCTATGTTTGTAATGGGCGTTAATCATCAGGATGCAAAAGCCGAAGATACTGTGGTGTCCAACGCATCTTGCACCACAAACTGCTTGGCACCATTGGCAAAAATCCTGAACGACGAGTTCGGAATTGTCGAAGGTTTAATGACTACAATTCACGCCGTTACAGCATCGCAACTCTGCGTAGATGGCGCCTCCAAAAAAGATTTTCGCGGTGGCCGATCTGCCTTAAATAATATTATACCAGCTTCTACTGGCGCTGCAATTGCGGTGGGAAAAGTAATTCCTGAACTAAAAGGCAAATTGACTGGAATGGCAATGAGAGTACCGGTTTTGGATGTTTCGGCAGTAGATTTAACCGTAAAATTGGCCAAGGAAACTTCCTACGATCAAATAATGCAAGTGCTCAAAAAAGCATCAGAAACCAATTACAAAGGAATTTTGGGCTATACCGAAGATCTTGTAGTATCACAGGATTTTGTCTCCGATCCGCGCACATCGATCATCGATGCCAAGGCGGGAATTGAACTGAATTCTACATTTTTCAAAATCATTTCTTGGTACGATAACGAATACGGTTTTTCGGCCAAAATGATCGATTTGGCAGTGCTGATTTCCAAATTAAAATAA
- a CDS encoding N-acetylglucosamine kinase, whose translation MKLIVDSGSTKADWIAIDNSGTVIFTTQTLGLNPEILNQESILSRINERFDISQNREKVSHLFFYGAGCGTDRMKKFLAQILEKYFANAVVSVHEDTYAAIYATCGLDEKAIVSILGTGSNCSYYDGQEVHQKVQSLGYIAMDDCSGNFFGRQLIRSYYFNKMPSNLAVILAEEYDLDADSVKHNLYKEANPNAYLATYAKFLIENKEHPYLQNMILENIESFLENYIKQYDNFREVPLHFVGSIAFYLKDELELVLHRHNLELGEVYRRPIDGLIRHHIENV comes from the coding sequence ATGAAATTAATCGTCGACAGCGGATCAACCAAAGCTGATTGGATTGCAATTGACAATTCGGGAACTGTAATTTTCACCACTCAAACCCTCGGATTAAATCCCGAAATTTTAAACCAAGAATCAATTCTAAGCCGAATCAACGAACGTTTTGATATCTCGCAGAATAGAGAAAAAGTTTCTCATCTTTTCTTCTACGGCGCAGGCTGCGGTACTGATAGGATGAAGAAATTCTTAGCTCAAATTCTAGAAAAATATTTTGCCAATGCAGTAGTATCGGTTCACGAAGATACCTATGCAGCAATCTACGCCACTTGTGGATTGGATGAGAAAGCAATTGTAAGCATTCTCGGCACAGGTTCCAATTGCAGTTATTATGACGGCCAAGAAGTACATCAAAAAGTACAATCTCTCGGCTATATCGCAATGGACGATTGCAGCGGAAACTTCTTTGGTAGACAATTAATTCGCTCCTATTACTTTAATAAAATGCCTTCCAACTTAGCCGTAATTTTGGCTGAGGAATATGATCTCGATGCCGATTCAGTCAAACATAACTTATACAAAGAGGCCAATCCAAATGCATATCTGGCAACTTATGCCAAATTTCTGATAGAAAATAAAGAGCATCCTTACTTGCAAAATATGATTCTCGAGAACATCGAGTCATTTTTGGAAAATTACATCAAACAATATGACAACTTTAGAGAAGTACCTCTGCACTTCGTAGGATCTATTGCGTTCTATCTTAAAGATGAATTAGAACTTGTTTTGCATAGGCACAATCTAGAATTAGGAGAAGTATATCGCAGACCAATAGATGGCTTAATCAGACATCATATAGAAAATGTATAG
- a CDS encoding putative LPS assembly protein LptD, with amino-acid sequence MHTNLFNIVLLAFFLTIGSAKMYAQETRTQKLDAPAIQKTDSKVIEVKLGTVTDSIKKDTLKPAKTFLDGKIKYKAEDYTTIDQKKKLLTLYNKAELYYKDIELTAGKIVMNYEKDEIYAGRIKDSTGKLTQNPVFKQGANVVTPDSIRFNFKTKKALVYNSRTNQGDFNIKAAVTKKESDSVYYMQNAIFTTAKDIDNPEYYFQTRKVKLVPGKKVVVGFTNMVIADVPTPLALPFAFFPMSEKSTSGILIPSYGDSQERGFSLQNLGYYFALGDHYDLAVLADYYTNGSYGLRAETNYAKRYAFSGIFNVRFENLISSERGFPDYSKGTIYNVQWSHMKDLKSNPSSRFMASVNLGSSKYFQQSINQANVGSPLNNTLSSSVNYSKTFNTLPQVNMSLTATHQQNTQTEQIDMTLPTFQLSVDRIFPFAPKDGIKKGFFKNINLQYSANARNSISTNDSLFFTKQMFKDANVGMQHNIPLSTNFKLLKHFSATSTFNYQETWTLNTINKIYDPFENKVVTERVNGFDAFRTYSLSQTLATVIYGTFNFNADSNIQAIRHVMKPSLTYSYAPSYDQYYDEYDYDGTGTDFRKFSRFEGSTYGAPGNNMSSQISYNLTNTFEAKVKDKDPTKTTPRKISLLNSLSFRGSYNVAADTLAWSPLSVSGGTTLLKDKMQVNFGATLDPYAIDNGGRKLNTFNIDNGGSLFRMTSANFSMGYSLSSRDASKTKKDNNDQGFRNGGRRDDLFGTNVDLNDTRKSQFDDDEDTEEKITSFFNSDLPWDLTFAYSLTYGNRSRENKIVSNSLMVSVNTDLTPKWKVGVSTGYDFVQKGVTLTQFRFERDLLSWRMDFNWSPIGEYAYWGFFIGIKSGVLSDIKWEKRNQPNRILQ; translated from the coding sequence TTGCACACAAACTTATTTAATATCGTTTTATTAGCATTTTTCCTAACAATAGGTTCTGCAAAAATGTACGCTCAAGAAACAAGAACGCAAAAGCTTGATGCTCCTGCAATACAAAAGACTGATAGTAAAGTTATTGAAGTAAAACTTGGTACTGTAACCGATTCTATCAAAAAAGATACACTAAAACCTGCCAAGACTTTCTTAGATGGAAAAATAAAGTATAAAGCAGAAGATTATACTACAATTGATCAGAAAAAGAAGTTACTGACACTCTATAATAAGGCTGAGCTTTATTATAAAGACATCGAACTGACCGCCGGAAAAATCGTCATGAATTATGAGAAAGACGAAATCTATGCGGGAAGAATAAAAGATTCGACCGGAAAACTCACACAAAATCCCGTTTTTAAGCAAGGAGCAAATGTCGTAACTCCCGATTCAATCCGATTTAACTTTAAAACAAAAAAGGCACTCGTCTATAATAGCCGAACAAATCAAGGCGACTTTAATATAAAAGCTGCAGTTACAAAAAAAGAAAGTGACTCCGTTTACTATATGCAGAATGCGATTTTTACTACCGCAAAAGATATTGATAACCCAGAATATTATTTTCAAACTAGAAAAGTAAAATTAGTACCGGGCAAAAAAGTTGTAGTTGGTTTTACAAATATGGTCATTGCAGATGTCCCAACTCCACTTGCGCTGCCCTTTGCGTTTTTTCCAATGTCTGAGAAAAGTACTTCAGGAATTTTAATACCTTCCTACGGAGACTCGCAAGAACGTGGATTCTCTCTACAAAATTTAGGTTATTATTTTGCCTTAGGCGATCATTATGATTTGGCCGTTCTGGCAGATTATTATACCAATGGTAGTTATGGATTGCGCGCAGAAACAAATTATGCCAAGAGGTATGCCTTTAGCGGAATATTTAATGTGCGTTTTGAGAATTTGATTAGCAGTGAGCGTGGATTTCCAGATTATTCAAAAGGTACTATTTATAATGTGCAGTGGTCGCATATGAAAGATTTAAAATCCAATCCTAGTAGCCGCTTTATGGCATCGGTCAATTTGGGAAGTAGTAAATATTTTCAACAATCAATCAATCAAGCCAATGTTGGATCGCCGCTAAATAATACATTAAGTTCATCTGTTAATTATAGCAAAACTTTTAATACATTACCGCAGGTTAATATGTCTTTAACCGCGACCCATCAACAAAATACGCAGACTGAACAAATTGACATGACCTTGCCTACGTTTCAGTTAAGTGTCGACAGAATTTTCCCATTTGCTCCGAAGGACGGCATCAAAAAAGGGTTTTTTAAAAATATAAACTTACAATATAGCGCAAATGCTAGAAATAGTATATCTACAAATGACTCCTTGTTTTTTACCAAGCAGATGTTTAAAGATGCAAATGTTGGTATGCAGCATAATATTCCATTAAGCACGAATTTTAAACTTCTAAAACATTTTAGTGCCACATCAACTTTTAATTATCAAGAAACCTGGACTTTAAATACTATAAATAAGATTTATGATCCTTTTGAAAATAAGGTTGTCACTGAAAGAGTGAATGGTTTTGACGCCTTTAGAACCTATTCATTGTCCCAAACTTTAGCGACAGTTATTTATGGAACATTTAATTTTAATGCTGATAGTAATATTCAAGCCATCAGGCATGTCATGAAACCGTCTCTTACTTATAGTTATGCTCCTAGTTATGACCAGTATTATGACGAATATGACTATGATGGAACAGGTACTGATTTCAGAAAGTTTTCAAGATTTGAAGGAAGTACGTACGGGGCGCCTGGAAACAATATGTCAAGTCAAATTAGTTATAATTTAACTAATACTTTCGAGGCAAAAGTAAAAGATAAAGATCCGACAAAGACCACTCCTAGAAAGATTTCTTTACTAAATAGTCTCAGCTTTAGAGGTAGTTACAATGTTGCTGCCGATACACTTGCTTGGTCACCGCTGAGCGTTTCGGGCGGAACAACGCTGCTGAAAGACAAGATGCAGGTTAACTTTGGAGCAACTTTAGATCCATATGCTATTGATAATGGTGGCCGGAAGTTGAATACTTTTAATATTGATAATGGTGGAAGTTTATTCAGGATGACAAGCGCTAATTTTTCTATGGGCTATTCGTTGTCAAGTCGCGATGCTAGCAAAACTAAAAAAGATAATAACGATCAAGGCTTTAGAAATGGTGGACGACGAGATGATCTTTTTGGTACTAATGTAGATTTAAATGACACTCGAAAAAGTCAATTTGACGACGACGAAGATACCGAAGAAAAGATCACTAGTTTCTTTAATTCAGATCTGCCGTGGGATTTAACTTTTGCTTACTCACTTACTTACGGAAATAGAAGCCGCGAGAATAAAATTGTCAGCAATTCATTAATGGTTTCGGTTAATACTGATTTAACACCAAAATGGAAAGTAGGAGTCTCAACTGGATATGATTTTGTACAAAAAGGTGTCACACTAACTCAATTTCGATTTGAACGTGATTTATTGAGTTGGCGTATGGATTTTAATTGGTCGCCAATTGGGGAATACGCGTATTGGGGATTTTTTATCGGAATTAAATCGGGAGTTTTAAGTGACATCAAGTGGGAGAAAAGAAATCAGCCTAACCGAATCTTACAATAG
- a CDS encoding Rid family detoxifying hydrolase — MKKIIQTNDAPSPIGPYNQAVQVGNIVYTSGQVALNPATGNLEMESIETETEQVMQNLKAVLTAANTNFENVVKTTIFITDMANFSKINAVYGKYFDEATAPARETVQVAGLPRGVNIEISMMAIV; from the coding sequence ATGAAAAAAATTATTCAAACCAACGATGCCCCTTCACCTATCGGACCTTATAATCAGGCGGTTCAGGTTGGAAATATTGTTTATACTTCAGGACAAGTTGCTTTAAATCCTGCGACGGGAAATCTGGAAATGGAAAGTATTGAAACTGAAACAGAGCAGGTGATGCAAAATCTAAAAGCGGTGCTTACAGCGGCAAATACAAACTTTGAAAATGTGGTAAAAACTACTATTTTCATCACGGACATGGCAAACTTTTCAAAAATCAATGCAGTGTACGGAAAGTATTTTGATGAAGCAACGGCTCCTGCGCGCGAAACTGTACAAGTTGCGGGTTTGCCAAGAGGCGTAAATATCGAAATTTCGATGATGGCAATTGTTTAA
- a CDS encoding N-acetylmuramoyl-L-alanine amidase family protein codes for MSIKNKIQLAFLFIVFAAGSNANAQSSKFKVVLDAGHGGKDYGALYNGHIEKNIALAVVQKVGKILEKDKSIEVIYTRKTDVFIELIERTNIANKADANIFVSIHCNATSNTSAFGTETFVMGVTKNASNLEAAKKENQVVTLEPDYKEKYEGYDPKSPETLIGMTLMQEEYLLNSIDLASKIQDNFTDNLKRKNRGVKQAQFLVLHKAYMPRVLVEMGFISNDAEGKYLDSDGGQDDVAEAIASAIVNYKKAYYGSGAVVEEVRPSQKIESKPATRQPVKEVAETKAEPKPVAAPASTKGVVFKIQLAVSGTKLETTPYNFKGLNQISMEPVNNLYRYMYGEADSYEEAKVLLAQAKEKGYTTAFVIAYKDGKKVTVQEAMK; via the coding sequence ATGTCTATCAAAAATAAAATTCAATTAGCTTTCTTATTTATAGTTTTTGCAGCTGGAAGCAATGCCAATGCACAGTCATCAAAATTTAAAGTTGTCCTTGATGCCGGACACGGCGGGAAGGATTATGGTGCATTATACAATGGCCACATTGAAAAAAACATCGCTTTAGCGGTTGTGCAAAAAGTAGGGAAAATTTTAGAAAAAGATAAATCGATCGAAGTTATTTACACTCGTAAAACAGACGTTTTTATTGAACTTATTGAGCGTACAAATATCGCTAATAAAGCTGATGCAAATATATTTGTCTCTATTCACTGCAATGCAACAAGCAATACTTCTGCTTTTGGTACAGAAACGTTTGTCATGGGAGTTACGAAAAACGCATCGAATTTAGAAGCAGCAAAAAAGGAAAACCAAGTTGTTACTTTGGAACCTGACTATAAGGAAAAATATGAAGGGTATGACCCAAAATCGCCTGAGACATTAATTGGGATGACTTTAATGCAAGAAGAGTACCTCTTAAACAGTATTGATCTTGCTTCAAAAATACAAGATAATTTTACTGACAATCTAAAAAGGAAAAATCGCGGAGTAAAGCAAGCTCAGTTTCTTGTTTTGCACAAAGCCTATATGCCAAGAGTTTTGGTTGAAATGGGTTTTATTTCGAATGATGCCGAAGGTAAATATCTAGATTCAGATGGGGGCCAAGATGATGTTGCAGAGGCAATTGCTTCGGCGATTGTGAATTACAAGAAAGCTTATTACGGATCTGGAGCGGTGGTGGAAGAAGTAAGACCATCACAAAAAATTGAAAGTAAACCAGCTACAAGGCAACCAGTAAAGGAGGTTGCTGAGACAAAAGCTGAGCCAAAGCCTGTCGCTGCGCCAGCAAGTACAAAAGGAGTTGTTTTTAAAATTCAACTAGCTGTAAGTGGAACAAAACTCGAAACTACTCCGTATAATTTTAAAGGATTGAATCAAATATCAATGGAGCCAGTTAATAATCTGTACAGATATATGTATGGAGAAGCAGATTCTTATGAAGAAGCCAAAGTATTATTAGCACAAGCTAAAGAAAAGGGCTACACAACGGCATTTGTAATTGCATACAAGGACGGTAAAAAAGTCACGGTGCAAGAAGCAATGAAATAA
- the pfkA gene encoding 6-phosphofructokinase: MDKKIKKIGVLTSGGDSPGMNAAIRAVVRTCAYHGLQCQGIYRGFQGLLEGDFIELGPRSVNNIINKGGTMLKSARCKEFMEKEGREKAYQHLKDANIDALVVIGGDGSFKGATTLHKETNIPIIAIPGTIDNDIFGTTHTLGYDTALNTVVEVIDKIRDTASSHNRLFLVEVMGRDCGHIALNAGIGAGAEEILIPEENLGVERLLESLRRSKESGKSSSIVVISEGGKIGKTVFELKEYVEENLSEYDVRVSVLGHMQRGGAPSCFDRVLASRFGVKAVESLMEGKSNFMVGLRNDQIELVPLEKAIKGSTKVDMELLRVSDIMST, encoded by the coding sequence ATGGATAAGAAAATTAAAAAAATTGGCGTTCTAACCTCAGGCGGTGACTCACCTGGAATGAATGCTGCAATTCGTGCAGTAGTGCGAACTTGTGCTTATCATGGACTACAATGTCAAGGAATTTACAGAGGCTTTCAAGGACTTTTAGAAGGTGATTTTATAGAATTAGGACCACGATCTGTAAACAACATCATCAACAAAGGGGGCACAATGCTCAAGTCAGCGCGATGTAAAGAATTTATGGAAAAAGAAGGTCGTGAAAAGGCTTACCAACATTTAAAGGACGCCAACATTGATGCACTTGTTGTCATTGGAGGCGATGGAAGTTTTAAAGGTGCAACTACTTTGCACAAAGAAACTAATATTCCAATTATTGCAATTCCTGGAACGATTGACAATGATATTTTTGGCACTACACACACATTAGGATATGACACCGCACTAAACACCGTGGTCGAAGTTATTGACAAAATTCGCGATACCGCAAGTTCTCATAACCGCCTTTTCTTGGTCGAAGTGATGGGCAGAGATTGTGGTCACATCGCCTTAAATGCAGGAATTGGAGCAGGAGCAGAGGAGATACTGATTCCCGAAGAAAATTTGGGGGTAGAGAGACTTTTAGAGTCGCTTCGCCGCAGTAAAGAATCGGGCAAATCTTCTAGCATTGTCGTAATATCCGAAGGTGGCAAAATAGGAAAAACCGTGTTCGAACTTAAAGAGTATGTCGAAGAAAACCTAAGCGAATACGACGTCCGAGTTTCCGTTTTAGGGCATATGCAAAGAGGTGGCGCACCATCTTGTTTTGATAGAGTTTTGGCAAGCAGGTTTGGAGTAAAAGCTGTAGAATCACTAATGGAAGGCAAATCTAACTTTATGGTTGGCCTACGCAATGATCAAATAGAATTAGTGCCCTTAGAGAAAGCCATCAAAGGAAGTACAAAAGTGGATATGGAATTATTGAGGGTCTCAGATATTATGTCCACATAA